The Candidatus Deferrimicrobiaceae bacterium region CGCCGAACGTGGGGTTGAATCCGATGTTGGCGACGCCCCGGCATCGACGCCCCTCGACCTCGGCATCGACGATATAGACGCCGGGAAGGGGGGCGAGCTCCTGCGTGAACCGGATGTTGGCCGTCGGAAACCCCAGCTTGTGGCCTCGTTGCATGCCGGTGACGACGGGGCCCGAAAGCCGGTAGGGACGGCAGAGCAGATCCTCGGCCTCGCGGACCCGGCCGCCGAGCAACAACTCGCGGATGCGGCTGGAACTGACGATCGCGCCGCCCCGATAGAGCGCGGGAACGATCTCGACCGTGAATCCGAGCGCCGCGCCCAGCCCGATGAGCGTCGAAGGGGAGCCGGCACGGCCGGCCCCGAAGTTGAAGTCGTAGCCGACCACGAGGTGCCGCGTGTGCAGTCGGCCGACGAGAAAATCGTGCGCGAAGGCGTCCGGCGTCATGCTCCCGAGCTTCTCGTCGAACGGTTCGACCAGCAGGTAGTCGATGCCGGCCTCGGCGATCAGCGCGGCGCGCTCGGCGTGCGACGAGATCTCGTAGAAACGGGCCGACGGGGAGAAGTGGCGGACCGGGTGGGGCGAAAAAGTGACCGCGACGGACGGGATTCCGGCGGAGGCTGCGTATT contains the following coding sequences:
- a CDS encoding bifunctional riboflavin kinase/FAD synthetase, whose protein sequence is MTRRMTVLSGPSSGLPASGAAVTIGNFDGVHRGHRELLRRTVEYAASAGIPSVAVTFSPHPVRHFSPSARFYEISSHAERAALIAEAGIDYLLVEPFDEKLGSMTPDAFAHDFLVGRLHTRHLVVGYDFNFGAGRAGSPSTLIGLGAALGFTVEIVPALYRGGAIVSSSRIRELLLGGRVREAEDLLCRPYRLSGPVVTGMQRGHKLGFPTANIRFTQELAPLPGVYIVDAEVEGRRCRGVANIGFNPTFGDNSLGLEVHLLEPTGDLYGKEMAVDFRERIRDERKFENIEALVRQIADDVRFAQTSSVRPPSGSRTGESGE